Proteins encoded in a region of the Mucilaginibacter sabulilitoris genome:
- a CDS encoding TonB family protein, with amino-acid sequence MSWWQYLLLVNIYLVLFYGFYVLLLRKETFFQLNRVYLVAASLLSFFIPLIQVEWVRNLFITQQVKYTIYSSPVMIYHFKPIEATQISIGQVFTVLYGIGILFLSIRLMWQLIRLRKVIRQPKSSTAYSFFKKIRLNEENDVNPVIIAHEQVHVQQWHSADVMLIELVMIINWFNPVVYLYRFAIKHIHEYIADRQAVQAGTSKVDYALLLLSQTFNAPAHQLVNPFFNRSLLRQRIMMLQKNKSQRISLIKYGLSAPLFILMLILSSATINNSKPVTVINSKAHQLFTISAEPAALNDVFNDNDKPEETDNAVVTTTDEKPSKVFSSVDEVPGFPGGLNAFGRFLGTNIRYPKKALDEGLQGRVIVTFFVEKDGSLSGFKVLRGISDDIDAESIRVLKLSPKWKPGKVNNKAVRVQYSVPINFSLANEASKPDTNKSAPVFTSVEQVPEFPGGQEAFSRFLATNIRYPQAERLKGIQGRVIATFIVEADGSLSDLKITRGLSSGLDDESLRVLSLSPKWKPGVQNGRTVRVHYSVPISFILNYDKPGKPAEESTGNAETIKGKSERILVTHSITEDTDKIIDKSPKIAFGRSLTSAEPLYLLDDKVVRRVDMGLLDANNIESINVIKGSSATAIYGNSGRNGVILIKSKGKK; translated from the coding sequence ATGAGCTGGTGGCAATACTTATTACTGGTAAATATTTACCTGGTGTTGTTTTATGGATTTTATGTTTTACTGCTCCGTAAAGAAACTTTCTTTCAACTTAATAGGGTTTATTTAGTAGCGGCCTCATTGCTATCCTTCTTTATTCCGCTTATACAGGTAGAGTGGGTACGGAACCTGTTTATTACCCAGCAGGTAAAATATACTATTTACAGCAGTCCGGTAATGATATATCATTTTAAGCCAATTGAAGCCACACAAATAAGTATAGGACAGGTGTTTACCGTTTTATATGGAATAGGCATATTGTTTTTATCAATACGCCTCATGTGGCAACTGATCAGGTTAAGAAAAGTGATCAGGCAACCAAAATCATCTACCGCCTATTCCTTTTTTAAGAAAATCAGGCTCAACGAGGAGAATGATGTTAATCCGGTAATTATTGCCCATGAACAGGTGCACGTCCAGCAATGGCACTCGGCCGATGTTATGCTCATCGAGCTGGTTATGATTATTAACTGGTTTAACCCGGTAGTGTACCTGTACCGTTTTGCTATAAAACATATTCATGAGTATATAGCCGACCGGCAGGCTGTGCAAGCAGGCACCAGCAAAGTTGATTATGCTTTGCTGTTATTAAGCCAAACATTTAACGCACCGGCACACCAGTTGGTAAACCCGTTTTTTAATCGTAGTCTGTTGAGGCAGCGCATCATGATGCTCCAAAAAAATAAATCACAGCGCATCTCGCTTATTAAATATGGCCTGTCGGCACCTTTGTTTATTCTGATGCTCATTTTATCATCGGCAACAATAAATAACAGTAAACCGGTTACCGTTATTAATAGCAAAGCGCACCAACTGTTTACAATATCGGCAGAGCCTGCGGCATTAAATGATGTATTTAATGATAATGATAAGCCGGAAGAAACCGACAATGCTGTTGTTACTACCACGGATGAAAAACCTTCAAAAGTATTTTCATCAGTTGATGAAGTTCCGGGTTTTCCGGGCGGGCTTAATGCATTTGGCCGTTTTTTAGGTACAAACATAAGATACCCTAAAAAAGCCCTTGATGAAGGCTTGCAGGGAAGGGTTATTGTAACTTTTTTTGTAGAAAAGGACGGATCACTATCGGGCTTTAAGGTTTTAAGAGGGATAAGTGACGATATAGATGCAGAGTCGATAAGAGTGCTTAAACTGTCGCCCAAATGGAAACCGGGAAAGGTTAATAACAAAGCTGTGAGAGTTCAGTATTCGGTACCCATAAATTTTAGTTTAGCCAACGAGGCAAGCAAACCCGATACCAATAAATCAGCGCCGGTATTTACGTCTGTTGAGCAGGTGCCGGAGTTTCCAGGAGGCCAGGAAGCTTTTTCCAGATTTTTAGCAACCAATATAAGATACCCTCAGGCCGAGAGGCTTAAAGGCATACAGGGAAGGGTTATTGCTACATTTATTGTAGAAGCTGACGGCTCACTGTCGGATTTGAAAATTACCCGGGGATTGAGTTCCGGTTTAGACGACGAATCGCTCCGTGTGCTTTCACTATCTCCCAAATGGAAACCAGGTGTGCAAAACGGCAGAACGGTACGTGTGCATTATTCTGTTCCGATCAGCTTTATTCTTAATTACGACAAACCCGGAAAACCAGCCGAGGAGAGTACAGGAAACGCGGAGACTATTAAGGGCAAGAGCGAACGAATATTGGTGACTCACAGCATTACCGAAGACACCGATAAAATTATTGATAAAAGCCCTAAAATTGCATTTGGCCGAAGCCTTACCAGCGCGGAGCCATTGTATTTATTAGATGATAAGGTGGTACGCCGCGTGGATATGGGATTACTCGATGCGAACAATATTGAAAGCATAAATGTGATAAAAGGTAGTTCGGCTACAGCAATTTATGGAAACAGTGGCAGAAATGGTGTAATATTAATTAAGTCAAAAGGCAAAAAATAA
- a CDS encoding PAS domain-containing protein, with the protein MQIPLTPILLGNLIEKGFTYMLANIETKDNSDAITTILVPVRKKPDLNNLPQGYTTFYKITGEPMQLACGAEETNPLVEYHTLDETITSNDIFEDRYFRMSEDFFRQVLDSLEDYAVVTTDKNGDINSWNTGAEKVLGYKEEEIIGRCAKVFFTPEDIAAGTPEKELKTALTDGRAIDERYHMRKDGSRFWGSGLVFPLFDEQHTHRGYTKIMRNLREREQAEEQVL; encoded by the coding sequence ATGCAAATTCCATTAACACCTATTTTACTCGGCAATCTTATAGAAAAGGGCTTTACTTATATGTTGGCCAACATTGAGACCAAGGATAACAGCGACGCTATAACTACCATACTGGTACCTGTAAGAAAAAAGCCCGACCTAAACAACCTGCCCCAGGGTTATACTACCTTTTATAAAATTACAGGCGAACCTATGCAGCTGGCCTGCGGCGCCGAGGAAACCAATCCGTTAGTTGAATATCACACGCTTGACGAAACCATAACCAGTAATGATATTTTTGAAGACAGGTATTTCAGAATGAGTGAAGACTTTTTCAGACAGGTGCTGGACAGTCTGGAAGATTACGCCGTGGTTACAACTGATAAAAACGGAGATATTAACAGCTGGAATACTGGAGCCGAAAAAGTTCTGGGTTATAAAGAAGAAGAAATTATAGGCAGGTGTGCCAAGGTGTTTTTTACGCCGGAGGATATTGCAGCCGGCACCCCGGAAAAAGAGCTAAAAACAGCTTTAACAGATGGACGTGCTATTGATGAACGTTACCATATGCGTAAAGATGGGTCGAGATTTTGGGGCAGTGGTCTTGTTTTTCCGTTATTTGATGAGCAGCACACTCACCGTGGGTATACCAAAATTATGCGGAACCTCCGCGAACGCGAGCAAGCCGAAGAGCAGGTTTTATGA
- a CDS encoding SPW repeat domain-containing protein: MKSFISPTLYAGLNYVVAIVLIASPWLFGFEGHKIGAALLLPMILGWFQLIMAIFSNHQFGFIKQFPMQMHFFLDVFGGSFLFCSPWIYDYAHVTYWPQVILGGLLVIMGAFTKGSRFSTPAPHHHDKGLAGIIEE; encoded by the coding sequence ATGAAAAGTTTTATTTCGCCAACACTTTATGCAGGTTTAAATTATGTAGTTGCTATTGTACTCATAGCATCGCCATGGTTGTTTGGTTTCGAAGGTCATAAAATAGGTGCGGCTTTGCTTTTACCTATGATCTTAGGATGGTTTCAGCTTATTATGGCAATTTTCAGCAATCACCAATTTGGTTTTATCAAGCAGTTCCCTATGCAGATGCATTTCTTTTTAGATGTATTTGGTGGTTCATTCCTGTTTTGCTCACCATGGATATATGATTATGCTCACGTAACCTATTGGCCACAAGTTATTTTAGGTGGTTTATTGGTAATAATGGGTGCCTTTACAAAAGGATCAAGATTTTCAACCCCGGCTCCTCATCATCATGACAAAGGGCTTGCCGGGATTATTGAAGAATAA